A section of the Longimicrobium sp. genome encodes:
- a CDS encoding ADP-ribosylglycohydrolase family protein has product MHTIELNDRTRGCLVGLAVGDAVGTTVEFMPPGSFPPVTDMVGGGPFELEPGQWTDDTSMALCLAESLIECRGFDPGDQMRRYVRWHRDGHLSSTGRCFDIGMTVAEALHRFASTGEPFSGSTDPMKAGNGSLMRLAPVAMFYRRNLELAIERAADSSRTTHQARTAVDACRYFCALLVGAIEGRAKDDLLDPGYWTGGPLAAEIQEIAAGSFKRRNPPEIAGTGYVVHSLEAALWAFHRAQSFREGCLLAVNLGDDADTTAAIYGQMAGAFYGASGIPAEWVARLAKRELIESYADALLELSEGPHAIAR; this is encoded by the coding sequence ATGCACACCATTGAACTGAATGACCGGACTCGCGGGTGCCTCGTCGGGCTTGCCGTGGGCGACGCGGTGGGGACGACGGTGGAGTTCATGCCTCCGGGTTCGTTCCCTCCCGTTACGGACATGGTCGGGGGCGGGCCATTCGAGTTGGAGCCAGGACAGTGGACCGATGATACGTCGATGGCGCTGTGCCTGGCCGAGAGCCTGATCGAGTGCCGCGGGTTCGATCCGGGCGACCAGATGCGGCGCTACGTGCGGTGGCATCGCGATGGCCACCTGAGCAGCACCGGGCGCTGCTTCGACATCGGGATGACGGTTGCCGAGGCCCTGCACCGCTTCGCCTCGACCGGGGAGCCGTTCAGCGGTTCCACCGACCCCATGAAGGCCGGGAACGGATCGCTGATGCGCCTGGCGCCCGTGGCCATGTTCTATCGGCGCAACCTGGAACTCGCGATCGAGCGCGCGGCCGACAGCTCGCGAACCACCCACCAGGCGCGCACCGCCGTGGATGCCTGCCGGTACTTCTGTGCGCTGCTGGTCGGGGCGATCGAGGGACGCGCGAAGGACGACCTGCTGGATCCTGGGTACTGGACCGGGGGGCCGCTGGCGGCCGAGATCCAGGAGATTGCGGCGGGGAGCTTCAAGCGCCGCAATCCACCGGAGATCGCCGGAACGGGCTACGTCGTGCATTCTCTGGAAGCGGCGCTGTGGGCGTTCCACCGTGCGCAGTCCTTCCGCGAGGGATGCCTGCTCGCGGTCAACCTGGGGGACGACGCGGATACGACGGCGGCCATCTACGGCCAGATGGCCGGCGCCTTCTACGGCGCGAGCGGAATCCCCGCTGAGTGGGTGGCGCGGCTCGCGAAACGCGAGTTGATCGAGTCGTACGCGGACGCCCTGCTCGAACTGTCCGAGGGGCCGCACGCCATCGCCAGATGA
- a CDS encoding TerC family protein produces the protein MATSIWFWVGFNAFVLLMLALDLGVFHRRAHEVKLKEAAAWSAVWVMAAMLFNLAIYLYAGPQAGLEFLTGYLVEKSLAVDNIFVIAMIFSYFAVPSIYQHRVLFWGILGALVMRGAFIGAGAYALERWHWVIYVFGGILLLTGIKMAVRKDEAVDLENNVVVKTARRWLPISARYDGQKFWTVENGKRMATPLFLVLLLVEFTDLVFAIDSIPAIFAITKDPFLVYTSNVFAILGLRSMYFLLAGVVHKFVYLKYGLSMVLVFVGGKMMLLDVVKVPTAVSLAVIATLIGGSIAASMWTARGRGAQAATPAPAAH, from the coding sequence GTGGCAACGAGCATCTGGTTCTGGGTGGGCTTCAACGCGTTCGTGCTGCTGATGCTGGCGCTGGACCTGGGGGTGTTCCACCGCCGCGCACACGAGGTGAAGCTCAAGGAGGCGGCCGCGTGGAGCGCGGTGTGGGTGATGGCGGCGATGTTGTTCAACCTGGCCATCTACCTGTACGCGGGCCCGCAGGCCGGGCTGGAGTTCCTGACGGGCTACCTGGTGGAGAAGTCGCTGGCGGTCGACAACATCTTCGTCATCGCCATGATCTTCTCGTACTTCGCCGTGCCCTCCATCTACCAGCACCGCGTGCTCTTCTGGGGCATCCTGGGCGCGCTGGTCATGCGCGGCGCGTTCATCGGCGCGGGGGCGTACGCGCTGGAGCGCTGGCACTGGGTGATCTACGTGTTCGGCGGCATCCTGCTGCTCACCGGCATCAAGATGGCCGTGCGCAAGGACGAGGCGGTGGACCTGGAGAACAACGTGGTGGTGAAGACGGCGCGCCGCTGGCTTCCCATCAGCGCGCGGTACGACGGTCAGAAGTTCTGGACGGTGGAGAACGGAAAGCGGATGGCCACGCCGCTCTTCCTGGTGCTGCTGCTGGTGGAGTTCACGGACCTGGTGTTCGCCATCGACAGCATTCCGGCCATCTTCGCCATCACCAAGGACCCGTTCCTGGTCTACACGTCCAACGTGTTCGCCATCCTGGGGCTGCGCAGCATGTACTTTCTGCTGGCCGGCGTGGTGCACAAGTTCGTGTACCTGAAGTACGGCCTGTCGATGGTGCTGGTGTTCGTAGGCGGCAAGATGATGCTGCTGGACGTGGTGAAGGTGCCCACGGCGGTGTCGCTGGCGGTGATCGCCACCCTCATCGGCGGCTCCATCGCGGCGTCGATGTGGACGGCGCGCGGCCGCGGCGCGCAGGCCGCTACACCGGCGCCCGCCGCCCACTAA
- a CDS encoding LysR substrate-binding domain-containing protein, translating into GLALTEAGRTAQKYADEIFGLGRELAETLRGRPTGKPMRLTVGVTDAFPKLLAYRLLAPALKMDPPTQLVVHDDRPERLFAELSINEVDLVLTDSPLPPAAPVRAFNHLLGECGITFFGAPALAEAYAPDFPRSLDGAPMLLPTEGTTLRRSLAQWFDATGVRPRVVAEVGDSALLKTFGQAGIALFAGPSAIEPEIRRQYAVSVAGRADEIRERFYAISVERRLKHPAVLAISQAARESLFTARRRPGTRKKDASAAADGAGAEEVLEASAAACITPPRKSPPARAGGLLSYPQAGRPPSCRSTSNT; encoded by the coding sequence CGGCCTGGCGCTGACGGAGGCGGGACGAACGGCGCAGAAGTACGCGGACGAGATCTTCGGCCTGGGACGCGAACTGGCCGAAACGCTGCGCGGCCGCCCCACCGGCAAGCCCATGCGGCTGACCGTGGGGGTGACGGACGCGTTTCCCAAGCTGCTGGCGTATCGGCTGCTGGCGCCCGCACTCAAGATGGATCCACCCACGCAGCTGGTGGTGCATGATGACCGGCCCGAGCGCCTGTTCGCGGAGCTCAGCATCAACGAGGTAGACCTGGTGCTCACCGACTCGCCGCTGCCGCCGGCCGCGCCGGTGCGCGCCTTCAACCACCTGCTGGGCGAGTGCGGGATCACCTTCTTCGGCGCCCCGGCACTGGCGGAAGCGTATGCGCCGGACTTTCCCCGGTCGCTGGATGGCGCGCCCATGCTGCTTCCGACGGAGGGCACCACGCTGCGCCGCTCGCTGGCGCAGTGGTTCGACGCCACCGGCGTTCGCCCGCGCGTGGTGGCCGAGGTGGGCGACAGCGCGCTCCTGAAGACCTTCGGCCAGGCGGGGATCGCGCTGTTCGCGGGGCCGTCGGCCATCGAGCCGGAGATCCGCCGGCAGTACGCGGTTTCCGTCGCCGGGCGCGCGGACGAAATCCGCGAGCGGTTCTACGCCATCTCCGTGGAGCGGCGGCTGAAGCACCCGGCCGTGCTGGCCATCTCGCAGGCCGCGCGCGAAAGCCTGTTCACCGCCCGCCGCCGCCCCGGCACCCGAAAGAAAGACGCGTCCGCGGCAGCGGACGGCGCGGGGGCCGAAGAGGTCCTGGAGGCGTCAGCAGCGGCTTGCATCACCCCGCCACGAAAAAGCCCTCCGGCCCGCGCCGGAGGGCTTCTTTCGTATCCACAAGCCGGCCGCCCGCCCTCCTGCCGCAGCACATCCAATACATAG